The DNA window CTGAGTACCGGTGCCATGGTCGTTTCCGTCTGGGGCTGGATCCCGCTCGCTGCGGGGATACTTCTCGCTGGCGTGGGATTGGGGGTGTGGTGGTGGTACTGGCCCGCCGTGTTCCACCGCCTGGTCGTGCTGCGCAGCCTGGCGTGCTGGCGCTGGCTGTGGGTGTACCGGCGTCACTGGCAACCCGTGCTCGTGGTGGCCGGACTGGCCGAGTCGTATCAGGAACGCCACTACCTGCCCCGCATCAAAACCGTGTCCTGCACCGCCTGGGCGGACCGGGTGCGCATCACCCTGGTACAGGGCACCACTCCCAGAGACCTCGAAGACCGGGTGACCGAGCTCGCCCACGGGTTCCAAGCGCCCTCGTGCCGGGTCTACACGCGCGGGCCGCGCGACGTGGTGTTGGAGTTTCCCCGCCGCGACCTGTTGGCCAACCCCCTGCCGGCACGCCCCGTCCCGGATCAGGTCGACATGGCCGCTCTCGAGGTGGGCCTGTGTGAAGACGGGACCCCGTGGGACCTGCGGCTGCACGGCACCCACGTACTCACGGTCGGAGTGACAGGTTCGGGCAAAGGCTCGGTGCTCTGGTCGGCCATCCGCGCCCTGCTGCCCGCCATTGGCGAGGGCACTGCCCAGGTGTGGGCGATCGATCCCAAACGCATGGAACTGTCCTACGGCCGGAGCCTGTTCGCCCGCTACGCCGACACCGCTGAGGCGGCCGTGGACGTGTTGGAGGCGGCCGTGTCCGAGATGCACGCCCGGGCGGATCGCTACGCCGGAATCCGGCGCAACCACACTCCCACGGTTGAGGACCCCTTCATCGTGATCATGGTCGATGAGGTCGCCTTCCTCACCGCCTACCACCCCGAGAAAGACATCCGCCGCCGGGCCGAGAACGCCATCGCCACCCTCACAAGCCAGGGGCGTGCGGTGGGGGTGTGCGTGCTGGCCGCACTCCAGGACCCGCGCAAAGAGGTCATGAACCTGCGCAACCTGTTTCCCGACAAGATCGCCCTACGGCTGGACGAAGCGTCTCAGGTTGACATGGTGCTCGGCGATGACGCCCGCGAACGCGGCGCCAACGCCCATCTCATCGACCCCGATGTTCCCGGGGTGGCGTTCGTCCGCCTGGAGGGCTCCCCGCTACCGGTGCGTGTGCGGGCCGCCTTCGTCAATGATGACGACATCACGGCCATGGCGAACGAGTACGGAACTCGTTCTCTGCAGCCGGTGGCGGATGTGGAGGTGGCCTGATGCCGACTCCGACCGGCAAAACCACACGGGCCGAGCGCCAAGCCCAACCCCTGGCCAAAGACGTCGCCGAACAGGTCGCCACCGACAACGGGGTGTGCATCCGTCCGGTCTCACTGCGGCGCACCAACCTGGACACCGGGGCCTCAGAGATCGTGGATGTGCCGTGCGGCTCCACGTTGGACAGCCAGTGCCCGGCCTGTGCGGCTCGTAAGCGTTCCCTGCGGCGCAGCCAGTGCGAAGAGGGCTGGCACCTGGACGAGGAACCCACACCCACTCCGGATGATCCCTCGCAGGTGCAACGCTGGTGGGTCGAACACCGCGCTCGGGCCACGGCTCGCCGTGACGATCTCGCCGCGTCCCAAGCGACCACCTCTGACGAGCTGGCCGAGCTGGACGAGGCCATGACCGCCATGGATGAGGAGATCACCGCCACCGGCCTGCGCGGGTCGGTCTCACGGGGTTCCTCCTCCTCGGGTGGTTCCTCCCCACGGCGTACACGCTCGACGAAACGCCGCAGCGACGTGCCCGACCTGCCCAAACGCCCCATGGCTCGCAGAACCGTGGGCCGTAGTTTCCAGGACAGCGCCACAGGCACGACGTTTCGCCCGTCCCTGTTCCTCACCCTGACCCTGGATTCCTACGGGCGGGTGCGCTCGGACGGCACCCCGGTGGATCCCGACACCTACGACTATCAACGCTGCGCGCGCGACACGCTTCACTTCTCCAAGCTCATCGACCGGTTCGTGCAGAACCTCCGTAGGGTGGCCGGGTTCGACGTGCAGTACTTCGCCACCGTGGAACCCCAGAAACGCCTCGCCCCGCACCTACACATGGCGATCCGGGGCACCCTGCCCCGGGCCGAACTGCGCCAGATCGCCGCGGCGACCTACCACCAAGTCTGGTGGCCCCACGCTGAACAGGTCGTCTACGACAACGATCACCTGCCCCTCTTCGACGAGGACACCGGAAACTATGTCGATCCGGATACCGGGGAGGTGCTGGCCACTTGGGAACAGGCCCTGGACGTGCTGGACACGGATCCGGAGGCCGAACCCATGCACGTGTGTCGGCTGGGTCCCCAAGTGGACGCCAAAGGCGTGGTGGCCGGCAGTGGTGATGCCAACCGGTGCGTGCGCTACCTGGCGAAATACCTGACCAAGGACATCGCCGAGTGCCACCCGGTGACCACCGCCGCCCAACAGCGCCACGTGGACCGCTTCATGGACGCCTTGCGGTTCGAACCCTGCTCACCTCGGTGTGCGAACTGGTTGCGCTACGGCATCCAACCCCAGAACCCCACAGCGGGCATGCGCCCCGGCTTCTGCCGGTCCAAAGCCCACAAACGCCAACACCTGGGCTATGCCGGACGTCGGGTGCTGGTCTCGCGCAAATGGTCGAACAAGACCCTGGCCGACCACAAAGCCGACCGGCTGACCTGGGTGCTGCAAACCCTCGGTGTGGATCCCACCAACCCCGACCCCGACGACGGCACCGGCTCCGAGACGACCTCGCACCCGGGTGCTCCGGTTCTCTCGGCAACCGCCACCAACGAACGCTGCGTGTGGGAACTCGCCAAACCCACCGATCCGGACGTGGCCCCTCGCGAGCACCGATTACTCCGGGCCGTGGGCGAGCGGCTCAACCGCCGCGCCCACCTGGACACCGTTCGGCAACACCACCATTCGGCAACTGGAAAGGCAGCGTGATGGCGAAGACGAATACGCGTGTTACGGGTCGGCTGCTGACGGTCGCGGAAGCGGCTGAACGGCTCAACACTAGCCAGCGGTATCCGCGTCGGCTGATCGAGGAGCGCCGGATCACCTTCGTCCGGATCGGTCGGCACGTTCGGATTCCGGAATCCGCGCTGGACGAGTTCATCGCCACTGGCGTTGTCGAACCGCTCCGTCTGGACATGGGAAGGGTTGCCTGATGGTGAAGAAGCGTCGTTTCGGCAGGGTTCGCAAGCTTCCCTCGGGGCGGTATCAGGCGCGTTACCAGGGTCCGGACAGAGTCGACCGCCCGGCGCCGTTCACGTTCGCCACGAAGAAAGAGGCGGACCGGTGGCTGACCTTGAAGGAAGCCGAGATCAACCGTGACGGTTGGTGGGATCCCAATGCCGGTGATGTGCGGTTTCGGGACTATGCCGCAGAGTGGATGACTACTCGCGAGCTGACGCCCAAGACGGAACAGACGTATGAGGGCCTGCTCCGGCTGCACTTGAATCCCACCTTCGGTGATATGAAACTGAAGGACATTCAAGAGGCGGACATCCGGAAGTGGCGTGCAACACGGCGCAAGGCAAAGAGGGGAAAAGGGCAGGTTCCTAAGGCATATCGGCTGCTTCGCGCCATCCTGAACACGGCCGTACGTGACAGGCTGATCCGCGAAAACCCGTGCCAGATCGAGGGGGCGGGCCAGGAGAACAGCGAGGAACGGCCCGTGTTGTCCGTCTCTGAGGTGTTCAAACTGGCTGACGCCATTAAGCCCCGATACCGTGCGCTCGTCCTGCTCGCGACGTTCGGCAGCCTTCGGTGGGGCGAGCTGGCCGGGCTACGTCGGCGTCATCTCGATGTCGACAAGGGGACCGTGACCGTTCGCGAGACCGTGCACGACGTCGGCGAACTGGTTAAGGGAACGCCCAAGTCCCGGGCGGGATATCGGACGGTGCAACTGCCCGACCTGATCAAGGATGACCTATGGCGACACCTGAACGAGTTCGCCGCTCCGGGGCCGTCCGGGCTCGTGTTCGTTGGGGTAAAAGGGAACCAGCTCCGGCGAAGCAATTTCTCGAAGTACTGGGCCGAGGCGTGTGCGGCGGTGGGGCTGGAAGGCATCCATCTGCACGACCTTCGGCACACGGGCAACACCTACGCTGCTGAAGCCGGGGCGTCGCTGCGCGAACTCATGACCAGGATGGGCCATTCCAGTACCCGGGCAGCACTCGTCTACCTGCACGCACGGGACGACCGTGCTCGAGAGCTGGCCGACCGGTTGGGGAAGCGTGCCGCTGAGGAGCTGAAGAAGGCGGACGATGACCAGGACGAGAACACTGGAGACGACGACCCTCCGCCCATCGTCGGTCCCCCGGTCTGAGCATCGGGCACGTAGCGGGCACGCGGACCGCTGACGGGAATGCACAGAAAAAGGACCAGGCTCTGGATTCTTCCGGATGACCTGGTCCTTCGTACCTGGAGCGGATGACGGGGATCGAACCCGCGTTATCAGCTTGGGAAGCTGAAGTTCTGCCATTGAACTACATCCGCGTGATGGCCCCGCTTGGCGGCTGCCAACGGGTCCTACTGTACCTGAACCGCGCCGGGAAGCGGTAACGCGGCCGGACGACCGGCACAGGGGTCGCCAGCGGGTAGTTTCTGGGACGTGCTGCTCTCCGATCGCGATATCAGGTCCGAAGTCGAGACCGGGCGGGTGCGGATCGACCCCTACGACCCGGAGCTCCTGCAACCCTCGAGTGTCGACATCCGGTTGGACCGCTACTTCCGGGTGTTCGAGAACCACAAGTACCCCCACATCGACCCGTCGGTGGAACAGCCCGACCTGACACGGCTCATCGAGGGGGACGAGGAGGAGCCGTTCATCCTGCACCCCGGGGAGTTCGTGCTGGCCTCCACCTACGAGGTCGTCACCCTGCCGGACGACATCGCCAGCAGGCTCGAGGGCAAGAGCTCGCTGGGCCGGCTGGGGCTGCTCACCCACTCCACGGCCGGGTTCATCGACCCCGGCTTCTCGGGCCACGTCACGCTGGAGCTGTCCAACGTCGCCACCCTGCCGATGATGCTGTACCCGGGGATGAAGATCGGGCAGCTGTGCATGTTCCGGCTCACCTCGCCCGCGGAGGAGCCCTACGGGTCCGCGCGGTACGGGTCGCGGTACCAGAACCAGCGCGGCCCCACACCGTCGCGCTCCTACCTGAACTTCTCCCGCACCCGGCTGTGACCGCCGGCCGGACCGTCACCGGCGCGCCGCCTCACCCGAGGTAGGGACTGTACCCCCGGTTGACCGGCCGCTGTTCGCCGCGTTTGGGCAGCAGGTAGGCGGCCAGCAGCCCGCCGAGGAAACCGAACAGGTGGGCCTGCCAGGAGATGCCCTGCTGCTGCGGCAGCACACCCCAGATCATCGTCCCGTAGAAGATGACCACGCAGATCATGATGACGATGTCGACCGTCTTGCGTTCGACGAGGCCGCGCATCACGGTGTAGCCGAAGTAGCCGAACACGAGGCCGCTGGAGCCGACCGTGAGCGTGTCCGGGGTGGAGAACAGCCACACTCCCGCCCCGCTGACGAGCGCCACGATGGCCGTGGTCCAGAGGAACCGGCTGAGGCCGCTGAACGCGACGAGGGCCCCCAGCACCAGGAACGGCACCGTGTTGCTGATCAGGTGCGCGAAACTGCCGTGCATGAACGGGGCGGTGAGGATCGTCCACGGCGCGTCCAGCTCCCAGGCGTGCATCCCGAACGTCCGGTCGAGCGCGCCGCCGAGCATGGTGTCGAACAGCTCGAACGCCCACATCGCGACGGTCATCGCCGCGACGGTGATGATGGCGACTATCCGTGAGTGCGTCACGCTCCCGACTGTAGGCGACCACCCGCCGCTACGGCAGGGGGTCGCGGGGTGGTGTTGACCGCTCCGCCGGGCTGGCGCGGCACACGCGCCACGGCGGCCCCCGGCCGCGGCCGGGAGTCCGCGGCGAACCCCCGACCACCAGGTGTGATGTGAATCACATGCCGTGTTCCCGGCGGGTGGGGCTACCGCGCGCTCGTTCCCGACGTCAGGGAACGGTCCCGGGGCGGCACCCCGGCACTGGCCATGAACGCCTCGACCTTCGCCGAGGACCGCACCCCGGTGAGGGGGAGGTACGGGCGGGTGGCGCGGCGGCCTTCGACCGAGGGGAACGTGTAGGGCTGGCCGACCGGGTCGCACAGTCCCAGGGAACGGGCCCGCCCGGCGAGGACGTAGTAGGAACCGAGCCGGGAGCACGGGACCCGCACGATGTAGCGGCCGCGCCGGTAGCGGAACTCGCCGTCGGAGACCTCCAGCACCGGCACCGCGATACGCGCCCCGTGCCAGAGCAGCGCCGCGCCGGCGAGGACACACGCGATTCCCGCCCCCACGACCGCCCAGGAGGTGGGAGCGGCCACGACGGCGCCGAGGCCGGCCAGGCAGCCGGCGGCCCCGGCGGCCAGCTCCCCGTACTTGCGGCTCATGGGACACACCAGGCGAACCGGTTCGGACACGGGTATGCCTCTTTCCGTGTTTGGCGGGGATGGTTTGGGCCTGTTCGACGGACGCGCGCGCGACACTCGGCGCCGCGCCGGCGGTGTTCCCGTGGGTCGGCAGAGGGGTCGCTCTGCCTCCCTCCTCGGCCTGCCGACACGGCCGCAACGCCGCGCCGCTCGTGACGAACAGTGTCCGCCGGAACAGGCTCTGACGCCGATGGAACCATATCGAGTGCGGCCACAGTGCGGAAATCCACACGTTGGGGTGTTGTCGCCACAGGTCCGGCGCCTGGCGCTTTCCGTTGACGTGCTCCCCGCCGTGAACGGCGGGGATTCCGACGCGGCTACGCCGCGCTGGCGGTGTTCCCTCGCGGGATCCCGCTGCTTCCTGCTTCCACGCCAACCGCCCGCGTAGCAGGTCTTATGTCGGCTCCACAGGCGTTTAACCTCTCCACCCGTCCGGCGGCGAGGATGTTCAACGCGGCGTTGCGGTCGCGATCCAACACGAGGCCGCAGGGGCACCGGTATACCCGCTCCGACAGCGGCATGTCCTGCACGGCCCCACAGGAGGAGCACAGTTTCGTGCTGGGGTGGAACCGGTCGATGCGCACCAGGGTGCGCCCATACCGGGCCGCTTTGTACTCCAACAGGGCCAGAAACCGGCCCCAGGACGCGTCGTGCACGCTTTTGGCCATACGGGTGCGGGACAGGCCTTTCACGCTGAGGTCCTCGACGTAGATCGTTTGGTTCTCACGCACCACGTCGGTGGTGACCTTGTGCAGCCAGTCCGCCCGGGTGTCGGCCACCTTGGCGTGGAGCCGGGCGACGCGGGCACCTGCCTTGGCCCGGTTGGTGGAGCCCCGCTGTTTGCGGGACAGCGCCCGCTGGGCTTTCTTCAACCGCCGTTCCGCTCGGCGCAGCACGCGCGGGTTAGTGATGGTGTGGCCGTGTTGGTCGGTGGCGAAGGCGTTCAACCCGAGGTCGAGGGCGAGTTCGGCCTCCTCGCCGGTGTCGTCGACCACCGGGTCCAGATGTTCGCCGTGGCCGTCGGGGTCGGTCTCCACCACGAACGACGCGAAATACCGACCGCAGGCGGTCTTGATGATGGTGACCGACGTGGGCGCACTGGGCAGATCCCGCGACCACGCCACCCGCACATCCCCGACCTTGGCCAGGTTCAACCGGCCGTTTTCGCGGATGCGGAACCCGCCGGTGTGCAGCCGGATGACTTGCCGCTGGTCGCGCTTGGACTTGAACCGGGGAGCGCCCATACGTCGCCCGGCGCGCTTGCCCTTCATCGAGTTGAAGAAGTTCGTGTAGGCGGCATCCGCGTCGCGGATGGCTTGCTGGAGCACGATGTTGGAGCACTCCGCGAGCCAACCGCGTTCGTCGGTGCGTTTCGCGTTGGTGATCAGTTGCTTTTGCAGCTGAGTTCCGGTCGGGAACTTCTCCCCGGCCTGGTACGCGTCCTGGCGGGCGCGCACCGCGTCGTTGTAGACCACGCGGGCGTTGCCGAACGCTTGCGCCAGCGCCTGGCGTTGCTGCTCGGTGGGGTAGAGCCGGTAACGGTACCGCAACTGCACGACTGATCACCTCCCTTCGGAAACCACTGTATCATGTTGGTCTATGGCTGACACTGAGGACTATCGCACTGGCAGACACTGCGTTTTCGGTATGCACGTTCATTTGGTCTTTGTGACGAAGTATCGACGGGACGTACTCACCAGCGAACACTTGGACTTTCTGAAGTCGGTGTTCAGCAAGGTGTGCGCCGACTTCGACGCAGACTTAATCGAGTTCAACGGCGAGGATGACCACGTGCACCTACTGGTCGAATATCCACCGCAGGTGGCGGTGTCGCGACTGGTGAACAGCCTGAAGGGCGTGTCCTCGCGGCGACTGAAACAGCAGTTTCGAGTGCGTACCCGGGGTGGCAAGCTCTGGTCTCCGAGCTACTTCGCTGCTTCGTGCGGTGGGGCACCACTGAGCATCATCCGGCAGTACGTGGAGAACCAGCGACGCCCTACGCAGCGAACCGACCATAACCACTCCTGATCGGCTATCTCCGGCCTGAAGGCCGGAGCTTGCGCCGATTAAAGCCCCCGGTCACGGGAGGAAGCGCGCCAGCTCCACCCGCGAGCGTATGTTGAGTTTACGGAAGATCACCCGCAGGTGGTGTTCGACCGTGCGCGGGCTGAGGAACAGGTGCGCCGCCGTCTCCCGGTTCGTCGCCCCCTGAGCCACGAGCAGCGCGATCTGGTGCTGCTGGGGTGTCAGCTCCGTCGCCGCCTGCGGTGCGCCGTCCGGTTCCGTCTCCCCGGCCGCGCGCAGTTCCGCGCGCGCCTGTTCCGCCCACAGCCGCGCGCCGATCCGGTCGAACGTCTCCAGCGCCTCCCGCAGGTGGCCGCGTGCCCGGCCCGGTTCCCGGTTCCGGCGCAGGGATGTGCCGTACAGGAGGGCGGTGCGGGCGCGCTCCACACTGTCGTCGGCGCTGTCCCGGTGCAGACGCAGCGCCTCCTCGAAGCACGGTGCCGCCTCCTCCGGCGCGGCGAGCAGCCCGCGGCACCGTGCCGCCAGCGCCAGCACGCTGGGGCTGGCGGTCGCCTCGGCCCACTGCTCGTACCGGCGCAGGACCTGCCGTGCCCACCGGTTCTCCCCCGTACGCACGGCGGACTCCACGAACAGCGGCGCCGTCAGCAGCCGCATGGTGGGGTGGCCGTAGCCGGGGTCGGCGCGCGCCAGAACCCGCAGCCGGGCGAACGCCCCGGGCGCGTCACCGCGCGCCAGGTCCAGCACGGCCAGCGCCCACGAGCTCAGCGCGGCCGGCAGGCCGAGGTTGTGGCGGCTGGCGTGCGCGGTGACGGAGCGGGCGCGCGCCTGGCACGTGTCGGTGTCCCCCTGGATCGCGGCGAGGAGCGCCAGGGACGCCAGGAGGTGGGTGGCGCAGTTGGGTTGGCCGGTGTCGCGGGCCGCGCGCAGCCCGGCCGCACCGCTTCCGAGGGCCGAGGGGAACCTGCCGGTCCAGAACTCGGCGTGGACGAGGATCTCGCGCGCGTGCACGGCGCTGGCGTGCTCCCCGCGCTGCCGGGCGACGGTCAGCGCCCGGGTGGCCAGTTCGCGCACCCGCGGCGTGTCCCCCAGCCGCAGGGCGGCGATGCCGCCCCAGACCAGCTCGTCGGGTTCACCGATGTCGTCGGCCAGCGCCACGGCCCGGCGCAGCGGACCCACCGAGGCGGCGTAGTCGCCCGCGAACGACGCGGTGCACCCGTCCAGGAACGCGCGCCCCAGCTCGACGACCGGCGGGTCGTCGTCCCGTTCCGCGGGCGCCAGCCGCTGGGCTTGGGCGTGCCGGTGCGGGTCCCCCGCCAGGGACGCCGCGTCGGCGGCCCGCATCAGCGCCCGCGTGGCGAACGCGCGGTCGTGGGGCAGCAGCTTCCGGGCGGCGGCGAGGAGCGCGTCGGCGGCGTCGAACGCGTTGCCGACGCGCATGCCGATGGCGGCCCGGGCCAGGTCGGCGCTTCCGGCCGCCTTCCCGCCGGACGCCAGCGCCCGGGCGTCGGTGAGCAGGGCGGTGGCGCGGTCGCGGTCGCCGGACTGCCAGGCGTCGTACGCGGCGGAGGAGAGGCGGCAGGAGCGTTCTCCCGCGTGGGGGGTGAGGTCGGCGGCGTGTTCGAAGACCTCCGAGCTGGCCGCGCGCCCCTCCAGTGTGCGGGCGGTGTGCGCGGCGGTGGTGAGGGCGGCGGCCGTTCCCGCGTCGGGTGCGTCGGCCGCGGCGGCGCTGTGCCGGGCGTAGCGGGTGGGGTCGCGCCGGGGGTCGAGGGTGTCCGCGAGCCGGAGGTGCGCGGCGCGGCGGTGGGAGAAGGGGGCGTTCTGGTAGACCGCCGCGGGGACGAGCCGGTTGGGGAAGTGCAGCCGCCCGTTCACGGTGCGCACGATCCCGGCCTCCTCCGCGGGATCCAGGGCCGCGGAGGAGGTCCTCGGGTGGCGGGCGGCGCGCAGGACGGTGCCGGTGTCCGTCCCCGGCGCGCAGGAGGCGAGCAGTACCAGTTCCCGGGTGGCCTCTGGCAGGGCGTCGACGGGGGCGGTGAGGTCATCCCGGAGGTTCTGGTCCAGCGGAAGGACCTCGGGAAGCGGGTCGGTGCCGTCGAGTTGGCGCGCGGTGAGCAGGGCGGTGAAACCGGCGGCGGCCCGCGGGTTGCCGTGGGCCGCCCGCGCCAGCCGCGCGCGCACCGGTGCCGCGAGCGCCGGTTCCTCCTCGTCCAGCAGGGCGCGGATGTCCCGTTCGTTCAGCTGGGCGAGCGGGAGGCGGGCGAGGTCGGCGAGTGCGGAGGGGGTGTGTCCGTCGCCGGTGGCGAACACCAGCGCGGCGGGGGCGGTGTCCAGCCGACGCGCGGCGAACGCCAGCACCTCCAGGGACGGCGGGTCGAGCAGGTGGGCGTCGTCCACACAGCACACGAGCGGGGTGTTGTGTCCCGCGCCGGTGAGCAGGTCCCGGCATCCGGTGGCCAGGGTGAACCAGCCCTCCTCCGGGACGGCGCCGGTCCGCAGGGTGTGCCGCAGGGCCGCCGCCTGCTCCGGGGAGAGGCCGTCGACACGTCCGGACAGGGGTTGCAGCAGCCGCTGCAGCCCGGCGAGGGCGAGGTCCGACTCCGCGCGCACGCCGCGTGTGCGCAGCACCGCGCATCCCGCTGCCGCCGCGTGCAGGTGGTCCAGCAGGCTGCTTCTCCCGCTTCCGGGGGCTCCCGTGAGGAGGAGGGCCGTTCCGCGGCCCGATCTGGCCGTGTCCGCCGCCGAGGCGAGCTCCCGCTTCTCGCGTTCCCGGCCGTGTAGTTTCCTGTGGGTTCCGTGGGGGTTTCCGGTAGCCACACCAGAACGTTACCCGCGAGTTGTCACCGGTAACAGAGCGGAAACACGAAACCGGTGATTTCCCGGATGGCGGTGCTCCGCAGCGGTGGGCCGCACCGGCCGTGTGCACGGCTGGTGCGGCCCGTCCTCACCGGAACGCCCCCGGCGGGCACCGGTCGGGTCCTAGTGCGGGCAGGTGTCCCGGTACTCCTCGATGTCGCTGTCGAAGGCGGGAGGCGGGCAGAGGAACTGTTCGTAGCGGGTGTCGTCGTCGACGAAGCGTTTCAGCCAGGAGATGCTGTACTTCGCGATGGTGGTGTTGGACATGTTCGGCGCGAAGTGGTTGGCGCCGTCGAGCTCCAGGTAGGCCTTGTCCAGCGAACCCGGAAGGCTCTCGTAGAAGGGCTCGGAGTGGGTGGTGACGGAGGCGATGCTGTCGCGCTCGGCTCCGACGACCATGGTGGGGACCTGCACCCCGGACCAGTCCTTCTGGGTGTGCCAGCCGGTCAGCGGGATGGCCGCCTCCAGTTCGGGGCGGTCCTCGGCGGCGGCGAGCGTCCCGCCCCCGCCCATGGAGTGGCCCATCACGGCGAGCCGGTCCCCGTCGACGCGGTCGGTGACGTCGCTGTCCTCCACCAGGTAGTCGAGAGCGGACTCGAGTTGCCTCCCCCGGCTGTTGGGCTGGTCCACGGTCGTGTTGGTGTCGATGGTGAACACCACGAAACCCTGGGAGGCCAGCCGCGGACCCAGCCACGACATGGAGGACTCGGTGGCGGTGTAGCCGGGGGCGACGGCGACCGCGCCGAAGTCGCCCTCGCTGGTGTCGGTCGGGTAGTAGATGGTTCCGCCGCCGAAACCGCTCACGAGTCCGGAGACGGACTCCTCGTCGACGTCGAAGTGGCCGCGGGGCGCCTCGACGCTGGACTCGGTGGGGTCGGGTCCGCGCTCGTGGGGGTTGTCGTCGGCGTGTACCGGGGCGGCGGCTCCGACACCCGCCACGGCGGTGGCCGCGGCGGCCACCGCCGTCGCGCCGAGCTGCGCGGCGCGGCGGTAGGGACTGGGGGTGGGCGTACCTGTTCGCATGGGGGATTTCCTTCGCTGTCGCGAGGTAGGGGATCGGGTCGTACGCACCCGGTCCGGGGGGTCGGACCCGCCCGCGCCCACCGGTAGGGGAAGCGGAGGAAACGGTCAGCGGGGGCGTGCCCGTTCCCGTCCCGGGTGGCTTCCCATCATCCGGGGCGCGCGGCCGCCGCGCATCGGTGAAACCACCAGTGTTCGCCGCACCTCCGCGCGGACGGGTCGTCGCCCCGCTCCCCCGAGCAGCCCGCCCTGGGGCCTGTTGTGTGGACGCTGTTCCTCGCGAGCGTCGCCCGCGGAACGGGCACTAACCGGTCGTGTCCCAGGGTGTGGTCGGCAGCTCGCGTTTGTGTGCGGTGGTGCGGTAGCGGCGCACCAGCCAGCGCGCGACGTCCTCGGAGACGGGCCGCCCCTCCAGGAAGTCGTCGATCTCGGCGTAGGTCACCCCGAGCGCCTCCTCGTCGGGTTTCTGGGGGGCGAGGCTCTCCAGGTCGGCCGTGGCGGTCTTGTGCACCAGGTCGTCGGGGGCGCCCAGTGCCGCGGCGACCTCCCGCACGCGGCGCTTGGTCAGCCCTGCC is part of the Haloactinospora alba genome and encodes:
- a CDS encoding AAA family ATPase, encoding MATGNPHGTHRKLHGREREKRELASAADTARSGRGTALLLTGAPGSGRSSLLDHLHAAAAGCAVLRTRGVRAESDLALAGLQRLLQPLSGRVDGLSPEQAAALRHTLRTGAVPEEGWFTLATGCRDLLTGAGHNTPLVCCVDDAHLLDPPSLEVLAFAARRLDTAPAALVFATGDGHTPSALADLARLPLAQLNERDIRALLDEEEPALAAPVRARLARAAHGNPRAAAGFTALLTARQLDGTDPLPEVLPLDQNLRDDLTAPVDALPEATRELVLLASCAPGTDTGTVLRAARHPRTSSAALDPAEEAGIVRTVNGRLHFPNRLVPAAVYQNAPFSHRRAAHLRLADTLDPRRDPTRYARHSAAAADAPDAGTAAALTTAAHTARTLEGRAASSEVFEHAADLTPHAGERSCRLSSAAYDAWQSGDRDRATALLTDARALASGGKAAGSADLARAAIGMRVGNAFDAADALLAAARKLLPHDRAFATRALMRAADAASLAGDPHRHAQAQRLAPAERDDDPPVVELGRAFLDGCTASFAGDYAASVGPLRRAVALADDIGEPDELVWGGIAALRLGDTPRVRELATRALTVARQRGEHASAVHAREILVHAEFWTGRFPSALGSGAAGLRAARDTGQPNCATHLLASLALLAAIQGDTDTCQARARSVTAHASRHNLGLPAALSSWALAVLDLARGDAPGAFARLRVLARADPGYGHPTMRLLTAPLFVESAVRTGENRWARQVLRRYEQWAEATASPSVLALAARCRGLLAAPEEAAPCFEEALRLHRDSADDSVERARTALLYGTSLRRNREPGRARGHLREALETFDRIGARLWAEQARAELRAAGETEPDGAPQAATELTPQQHQIALLVAQGATNRETAAHLFLSPRTVEHHLRVIFRKLNIRSRVELARFLP
- a CDS encoding alpha/beta hydrolase family protein is translated as MRTGTPTPSPYRRAAQLGATAVAAAATAVAGVGAAAPVHADDNPHERGPDPTESSVEAPRGHFDVDEESVSGLVSGFGGGTIYYPTDTSEGDFGAVAVAPGYTATESSMSWLGPRLASQGFVVFTIDTNTTVDQPNSRGRQLESALDYLVEDSDVTDRVDGDRLAVMGHSMGGGGTLAAAEDRPELEAAIPLTGWHTQKDWSGVQVPTMVVGAERDSIASVTTHSEPFYESLPGSLDKAYLELDGANHFAPNMSNTTIAKYSISWLKRFVDDDTRYEQFLCPPPAFDSDIEEYRDTCPH